The proteins below come from a single Acidovorax sp. NCPPB 4044 genomic window:
- a CDS encoding GTP pyrophosphokinase, giving the protein MPSLDFSREERGFEAFYEQELPALQYACASYIALLQSILSRTPHLDITKVEGRIKDRQECIAKFSRKYRAALEESNTPYEIRHYITDLIGVRVVCLYEDELEKAAQAVRSHFDVIDVTDKVSAVESTEGSFGYKGLHLDLRLNAVQASLPEHAAYAAQPFELQVRTIIQDSWSVLDHKIKYKKSIPGQLKRRINVLSALFELADREFRQIRDATEAELRQAPDETEAADTDAAAAEPAGERAGPAAGGSELNAFTFLKIANHFFKDCDFDPHKVDLFVADIRSWAPGITRARFNTFLRATLGTVKRYKQYFEETNPQTSFNPYTVIRHCLYLGDRTTFRRALRNSSREAFEAWLKDHP; this is encoded by the coding sequence ATGCCGTCGCTCGATTTTTCCAGGGAAGAAAGAGGCTTCGAAGCCTTCTACGAGCAGGAACTGCCTGCCCTGCAATACGCCTGCGCCTCCTATATCGCCCTTCTCCAGTCGATCCTGTCGCGCACCCCGCACCTGGACATCACCAAGGTCGAAGGCCGGATCAAGGACCGTCAGGAATGTATCGCGAAGTTCTCGCGCAAATACCGGGCGGCCCTCGAAGAAAGCAATACGCCCTATGAAATCCGGCACTACATTACCGACCTGATCGGCGTGCGGGTGGTCTGCCTTTACGAGGACGAACTGGAAAAGGCGGCGCAGGCCGTGCGCTCGCACTTCGACGTGATCGACGTGACCGACAAGGTGTCGGCCGTGGAAAGCACCGAAGGCTCGTTCGGATACAAGGGCCTGCACCTCGACCTGCGGCTCAACGCGGTGCAGGCATCCCTGCCCGAGCACGCAGCCTATGCCGCCCAGCCCTTCGAGCTGCAGGTGCGCACGATCATCCAGGACTCCTGGAGCGTGCTGGACCACAAGATCAAGTACAAGAAATCCATCCCGGGCCAGCTCAAGCGTCGCATCAATGTGCTCTCGGCCCTGTTCGAACTTGCGGACCGCGAGTTCCGGCAGATCCGGGATGCCACCGAGGCCGAGCTGCGGCAGGCGCCCGACGAGACCGAAGCCGCAGACACCGATGCGGCTGCGGCGGAGCCTGCCGGAGAGCGGGCCGGCCCGGCCGCGGGGGGCAGCGAGCTCAACGCCTTCACCTTCCTCAAGATCGCCAACCACTTCTTCAAGGACTGCGATTTCGACCCGCACAAGGTGGATCTTTTCGTGGCCGACATCCGCAGTTGGGCGCCGGGCATCACCCGCGCGCGCTTCAACACTTTTTTGCGGGCGACACTCGGCACCGTGAAGCGCTACAAGCAGTACTTCGAGGAAACGAATCCGCAGACGAGCTTCAATCCCTACACGGTGATCCGGCACTGCCTCTACCTGGGGGACAGAACCACCTTCCGCAGGGCTCTGCGAAACAGTTCCCGGGAAGCGTTCGAAGCGTGGCTCAAGGACCATCCGTAG
- a CDS encoding bifunctional diguanylate cyclase/phosphodiesterase: MSSSPSPRLSGPSSRAALPFWHVRLAFAPLLSAALLGITYLYWHHAEQLQDTRRRQNFDAAAERVVSGLRDRMGAYEMVLRGLKGYVDGSSTIDQNEFTAYVEALQLDQTRPGLQALCLLEQVPQESLRAHVQSMRAQGFDRYEVRSRGGQGMYAVITRVEPRTRGNLSALGFDTGSLPAAREAMDRARDTGMMALSGLWSGGGDEDPGLMMFLPLYSGGGMPASLDGRRASIHGWVAAPFRVAAVADALMNELDPAVSLRIQDGQPWNTPAGESTDLYNSSGTALPPSVQTGGERLLAVRTFTVGGRPWTLSMEPLPAFDQRLGRDNHALIAWLGALISVLAGWFIAMQATGHQRALAMARSMTSELRTARDDLEGILQAVPDLLFELDMDGRILYHRSARADLAPAPSKAFEGRMLQEVLAPEVATEFLRALREADVQGVSLGRQYHQHTAGGERWFELSVARRHGLPAEGDADAEGPSRYVALARDVTARREAEAAMHRLAYYDALTGLPNRRLLFEQLQEALDQARGEGRIGALFFIDLDNFKQLNDARGHAVGDRLLVQVARRLERLLQGFGSVVRIGGDEFVVLIPRIANGMQASVDAAGAMAARLREGMETPHDLGSTSHSITASTGVTLFPKGDETAEDLLREADTAMYRAKSLGSNRVCFFEADMQATAEERLSLEQDLAQAVADDALDIHIHPQVDRSGAVCGGELLLRWVHPVHGKVSPARFVAIAEDSGLILRLGARVIRRACDALAQLQAAGRDLTISVNVSARQFRQDDFVAYVRDAIAYSGAPASQLILEVTETLLVENWQDTARRMAELVRLGVRFSIDDFGTGYSSLAYLKRLPLYELKIDKSFVQDAPDQPNDAAIVRAILSMAQHLRLRVVAEGVETPAQAEFLARHGCDAMQGYLYAQPIPLKEWLAAQAGETAVS, from the coding sequence ATGAGTTCATCGCCGTCACCCCGCCTTTCGGGCCCGTCCAGCCGGGCAGCGTTGCCGTTCTGGCACGTGCGGCTGGCATTTGCGCCCCTGCTGTCGGCGGCCTTGCTCGGTATCACTTATCTTTATTGGCACCATGCCGAACAGTTGCAGGACACGCGGCGCCGGCAGAATTTCGATGCCGCCGCCGAACGCGTGGTGTCCGGCCTGCGCGACCGGATGGGCGCCTACGAAATGGTGCTGCGCGGGCTCAAGGGCTATGTGGACGGCTCCTCCACCATCGACCAGAACGAATTCACGGCCTACGTGGAGGCGCTGCAGCTGGACCAGACACGCCCCGGCCTGCAGGCGCTGTGCCTGCTGGAGCAGGTGCCTCAGGAGAGCCTGCGGGCCCACGTGCAATCCATGCGGGCGCAGGGTTTCGATCGGTATGAGGTCCGCTCGCGGGGCGGGCAGGGCATGTATGCCGTGATCACGCGGGTGGAGCCGCGCACGCGCGGCAACCTGAGCGCGCTGGGTTTCGACACCGGCAGCCTGCCCGCCGCGCGCGAGGCGATGGACCGCGCCCGCGACACCGGGATGATGGCGCTGTCGGGGCTGTGGAGCGGGGGCGGCGACGAAGACCCCGGGCTGATGATGTTCCTGCCGCTCTATTCCGGCGGCGGCATGCCGGCCAGCCTGGACGGCCGCAGGGCGTCCATCCACGGCTGGGTGGCCGCGCCGTTCCGCGTGGCCGCAGTGGCCGACGCGCTGATGAACGAACTGGACCCGGCCGTGTCGCTGCGCATCCAGGACGGCCAGCCCTGGAACACCCCGGCCGGGGAAAGCACCGACCTGTACAACTCCAGCGGCACGGCCCTGCCACCCAGCGTCCAGACGGGCGGTGAGCGGCTGCTGGCGGTGCGCACCTTCACGGTGGGCGGCCGGCCCTGGACGCTTTCGATGGAGCCACTGCCCGCCTTCGACCAGCGCCTGGGGCGGGACAACCACGCACTCATCGCCTGGCTGGGCGCGCTCATCAGCGTGCTGGCCGGCTGGTTCATCGCCATGCAGGCGACGGGCCACCAGCGCGCGCTGGCCATGGCGCGCTCCATGACGAGCGAGCTGCGCACGGCCCGCGACGACCTGGAGGGCATCCTGCAGGCCGTGCCCGACCTGCTGTTCGAGCTGGACATGGATGGCCGCATCCTCTACCACCGCTCGGCCCGCGCCGATCTGGCGCCCGCGCCCAGCAAGGCCTTCGAAGGCCGCATGCTGCAGGAGGTGCTGGCTCCCGAGGTGGCGACGGAATTCCTGCGGGCGCTGCGTGAAGCCGATGTCCAGGGCGTGTCGCTGGGTCGGCAATACCACCAGCACACGGCCGGCGGCGAGCGCTGGTTCGAGCTGTCCGTGGCACGCCGGCACGGCCTGCCGGCCGAAGGGGACGCCGATGCCGAAGGCCCGTCGCGCTACGTCGCGCTGGCGCGGGACGTCACGGCCCGCCGCGAGGCCGAAGCGGCCATGCACCGGCTGGCCTACTACGACGCGCTGACCGGGCTGCCCAACCGCCGCCTGCTGTTCGAGCAATTACAGGAAGCCCTCGACCAGGCGCGGGGCGAAGGGCGCATCGGCGCGCTCTTCTTCATCGACCTGGACAACTTCAAGCAGCTCAACGATGCGCGCGGCCACGCCGTCGGCGACCGGCTGCTGGTGCAGGTGGCACGGCGGCTCGAGCGGCTGCTGCAGGGTTTCGGCAGCGTGGTGCGCATCGGCGGGGACGAGTTCGTGGTGTTGATCCCGCGCATCGCCAACGGCATGCAGGCCAGCGTGGATGCCGCGGGCGCGATGGCAGCGCGACTGCGCGAAGGCATGGAGACGCCCCACGACCTGGGCAGCACCTCCCACTCGATCACCGCCAGCACGGGTGTGACGCTTTTCCCCAAGGGCGACGAAACCGCCGAAGACCTGCTGCGCGAAGCCGACACCGCCATGTACCGCGCGAAGTCGCTCGGCAGCAACCGGGTGTGTTTTTTCGAGGCCGACATGCAGGCCACCGCCGAGGAGCGGCTCTCGCTGGAGCAGGACCTGGCGCAGGCCGTGGCCGACGATGCGCTGGACATCCACATCCATCCCCAGGTCGACCGGAGCGGTGCCGTCTGCGGCGGCGAGCTGCTGCTGCGCTGGGTACACCCCGTGCACGGCAAGGTGTCGCCGGCGCGCTTCGTGGCCATCGCGGAAGACTCCGGGCTCATCCTGCGGCTGGGCGCGCGCGTGATCCGCCGTGCCTGCGACGCGCTGGCGCAACTGCAGGCTGCCGGGCGCGACCTGACGATTTCGGTGAACGTGAGCGCCCGGCAGTTCCGGCAGGACGATTTCGTGGCCTACGTGCGCGATGCCATCGCCTACAGCGGCGCACCGGCCTCGCAGCTCATCCTCGAGGTGACCGAGACCCTGCTGGTGGAGAACTGGCAGGACACCGCGCGGCGCATGGCCGAACTGGTGCGGCTGGGGGTGCGCTTTTCGATCGACGATTTCGGCACCGGGTATTCGAGCCTGGCCTACCTGAAGCGGTTGCCGCTCTATGAACTCAAGATCGACAAGAGCTTCGTGCAGGACGCGCCCGACCAGCCCAACGACGCGGCCATCGTGCGCGCCATCCTGTCGATGGCGCAGCACCTGCGGCTGCGCGTGGTCGCCGAGGGCGTCGAAACCCCGGCCCAGGCGGAATTCCTGGCACGCCACGGCTGCGACGCCATGCAGGGCTACCTGTACGCGCAGCCCATCCCGCTGAAGGAGTGGCTGGCCGCTCAGGCCGGCGAGACCGCCGTGTCCTGA
- a CDS encoding amino acid ABC transporter permease, with product MSRTLEDILFGAPSPQARKRTRAMSAATAAVLLLLAAAVVFRFHSAGQLDARYWTFFAWPTTWKFLASGLLGTVASAAMSAAIALALGLVLMAGRLARPRLVRWPSIAVIEFLRGTPTLLLIYVCFLVLPPAGIKLGTYWMLTLPVGLSTAAVVAEVYRAGVLAVPRGQTDAARSLGLTETQVFFSIVFPQALRYIVPALVAQLVIVVKDTTFGYIVTYGELMQNAKVLIANYHALVPVYLVVAALYCLVNYAISRASRRLARPRV from the coding sequence ATGAGCCGCACCCTCGAAGACATCCTGTTCGGCGCTCCCAGCCCCCAGGCACGCAAGCGCACGCGGGCGATGAGCGCGGCCACGGCGGCCGTGCTGCTCCTGCTGGCGGCGGCCGTCGTGTTCCGGTTCCATTCGGCGGGGCAGCTCGACGCCCGGTACTGGACCTTCTTCGCCTGGCCGACGACCTGGAAGTTCCTGGCCAGCGGCCTGCTCGGCACGGTGGCGTCGGCCGCCATGTCCGCCGCCATCGCGCTGGCGCTCGGGCTGGTGCTGATGGCGGGGCGCCTGGCACGGCCGCGGCTCGTCCGCTGGCCGAGCATCGCCGTCATCGAGTTCCTGCGCGGCACGCCGACGCTGCTGCTCATCTACGTGTGCTTTCTGGTGCTCCCCCCGGCGGGCATCAAGCTCGGCACCTACTGGATGCTGACGCTGCCGGTCGGCCTCAGCACCGCCGCGGTGGTGGCCGAGGTGTACCGCGCGGGCGTCCTCGCCGTGCCGCGCGGCCAGACCGACGCCGCACGGAGCCTGGGCCTGACCGAAACCCAGGTGTTCTTCTCGATCGTCTTTCCGCAGGCGCTGCGCTACATCGTCCCGGCGCTGGTGGCGCAACTGGTCATCGTGGTCAAGGACACCACCTTCGGCTACATCGTCACCTACGGCGAGCTCATGCAGAACGCCAAGGTGCTCATCGCCAACTACCACGCGCTGGTGCCCGTGTACCTAGTGGTCGCGGCGCTGTACTGCCTCGTGAATTACGCGATCTCCCGGGCCAGCCGGCGGCTCGCCCGGCCGAGGGTGTGA
- a CDS encoding amino acid ABC transporter permease: MGDVAKVLADYGPAFGQALFLTWKLTVLSFVPGFLLGVAVAVLRLLPLPPLRFVLTGYVEIFRNIPSVALLIFIVFALPDLEMLVDYEPAVVLTLTLVCSAFTADYLRSGINTVSGGQVEAALSLGMRPVRVISAVVLPQALRAVVQPMTSLLIALMLSTSLASQVPFPGRELTALVSKIATDSAAGMAAFAVAAAMYVASGLLIAWGGATLEKKMRILR; the protein is encoded by the coding sequence ATGGGCGACGTCGCCAAAGTCCTGGCCGACTACGGGCCTGCCTTCGGGCAGGCCCTTTTTCTGACATGGAAGCTCACCGTCCTGTCGTTCGTGCCCGGCTTCCTGCTGGGCGTGGCCGTGGCGGTGCTCCGGCTCCTGCCGCTGCCGCCGCTGCGCTTTGTGCTGACCGGCTACGTGGAGATCTTCCGCAACATTCCCAGCGTGGCGCTGCTGATCTTCATCGTGTTCGCGTTGCCCGATCTCGAGATGCTCGTCGACTATGAGCCGGCCGTGGTGCTCACGTTGACGCTGGTCTGCTCCGCGTTCACGGCCGACTACCTGCGCTCGGGCATCAATACCGTGAGCGGCGGCCAGGTCGAAGCCGCGCTCAGCCTGGGCATGCGGCCGGTGCGCGTCATCTCCGCCGTGGTCTTGCCGCAGGCGCTGCGCGCGGTGGTGCAGCCGATGACGTCGCTGCTGATCGCGTTGATGCTCTCGACCTCGCTGGCATCCCAGGTGCCGTTTCCGGGCCGCGAACTGACCGCGCTGGTGTCCAAGATCGCCACGGATTCCGCAGCGGGCATGGCCGCGTTCGCCGTGGCGGCCGCGATGTACGTGGCGAGCGGGTTGCTCATCGCCTGGGGGGGCGCCACCCTCGAAAAGAAGATGCGGATCCTGCGATGA
- a CDS encoding sensor domain-containing diguanylate cyclase, with product MLDLERFFLWDGAEGVAPSSLLVGSHDPVLVALSVGVAVLSSTLALYLSGQARNAQVALSRTLALTSAGVALGAGIWAMHFIGMLSFTLCAPVHYDVGTTLLSMLPAMGASWLALSLLARDRVATRQLLLGGVLVGAGIGTMHYMGMAAMRMAPLLRYDPVWFMASLAVAVGLANAALWVRFMLQRRIGMAAWQANLLGGAILGSAIAGMHYTAMAAARFVGTAEPEAADAHEWAQMLALTVALVTACVGLFAGAVNGLILYRDLYRKVRRSESRLRALVDTAVDGIITIDSKGIVQSFNQSAERIFGWSAADVQGRNIRMLMPSPYAQAHDGYLERYLATGEARIIGTGREVVGLHRDGSGIPLRLSIGRADAPGGPLFVGFLIDLRGVKEAEMRLGIAASVFEHSYEAVLILDSDHHVVDANPAFERMTGLCREDLLGHPLEELYPAAAGADDADPDAPAPARPRFPAIWRAVQSQGYWQGEMLGRGLESAMPQRVSIAGVLGKEGHPHHYIVVITDISQLKAHELELEHIALYDSLTGLPNRRLLADRLVHAIAQAQRRHQLLAVCYLDLDGFKRVNDQHGHAAGDQLLIEVGRRIQAQLRAEDTLARLGGDEMVVLINGLQTPADCDPLIERILLAVRQPVPLSHGQGFVSASIGLSFYPLDGDAPDLLLRQADHAMYEAKQDGKNQCRRFGAATPVPPPARPAAAPTGPAPLEPGAPAE from the coding sequence ATGCTGGATCTCGAGCGTTTTTTCCTGTGGGATGGAGCGGAGGGCGTGGCGCCCTCTTCGCTGCTGGTCGGCAGCCACGATCCCGTGCTCGTCGCGCTGTCCGTGGGCGTGGCCGTGCTGTCGTCCACGCTGGCGCTGTATCTCTCGGGCCAGGCGCGCAACGCCCAGGTGGCGCTCTCGCGCACCCTGGCGCTCACCAGCGCGGGCGTGGCCCTCGGCGCGGGCATCTGGGCCATGCACTTCATCGGCATGCTCTCCTTCACGCTCTGCGCGCCGGTGCACTACGACGTGGGGACCACGCTGCTGTCGATGCTGCCGGCCATGGGAGCGTCCTGGCTGGCGCTTTCGCTGCTGGCGCGCGATCGCGTGGCCACGCGGCAATTGCTGTTGGGCGGCGTGCTGGTGGGCGCCGGCATCGGCACGATGCACTACATGGGCATGGCGGCGATGCGCATGGCGCCGCTGCTGCGCTACGACCCGGTGTGGTTCATGGCCTCGCTCGCCGTGGCGGTGGGGCTGGCGAACGCGGCGCTCTGGGTGCGCTTCATGCTCCAGCGGCGCATCGGCATGGCCGCCTGGCAGGCCAACCTGCTGGGCGGCGCCATCCTGGGCAGCGCCATCGCCGGCATGCACTACACCGCCATGGCCGCGGCGCGCTTCGTGGGCACCGCCGAGCCGGAGGCCGCCGACGCCCACGAATGGGCGCAGATGCTGGCGCTCACGGTGGCGCTGGTCACCGCCTGCGTGGGCCTGTTCGCGGGCGCGGTGAACGGCCTCATCCTCTACCGCGACCTGTACCGCAAGGTGCGGCGCAGCGAATCGCGCCTGCGCGCGCTGGTCGACACGGCCGTGGACGGCATCATCACCATCGACAGCAAAGGCATCGTGCAGAGCTTCAACCAGTCGGCCGAGCGCATCTTCGGATGGAGCGCCGCCGACGTGCAGGGCCGCAACATCCGCATGCTGATGCCCTCGCCCTACGCCCAGGCGCACGACGGCTACCTGGAGCGCTACCTCGCCACCGGCGAGGCCCGCATCATCGGCACGGGCCGCGAGGTGGTCGGCCTGCACCGCGACGGCAGCGGCATCCCGCTGCGCCTGTCCATCGGCCGCGCGGATGCCCCTGGCGGCCCGCTCTTCGTGGGCTTTTTGATCGACCTGCGCGGCGTCAAGGAGGCCGAGATGCGCCTGGGCATCGCGGCCAGCGTGTTCGAGCACAGCTATGAGGCCGTGCTGATCCTCGACTCCGACCACCACGTGGTGGACGCCAACCCCGCGTTCGAGCGCATGACCGGACTGTGCCGCGAAGACCTGCTGGGCCACCCGCTCGAAGAGCTCTATCCGGCGGCGGCCGGCGCGGACGATGCCGATCCCGATGCGCCCGCCCCCGCCCGCCCCCGGTTCCCGGCGATCTGGCGGGCCGTGCAATCGCAGGGGTACTGGCAGGGCGAGATGCTCGGGCGCGGCCTGGAAAGCGCCATGCCCCAGCGCGTGTCCATCGCCGGGGTGCTCGGCAAGGAGGGGCACCCGCACCACTACATCGTGGTCATCACCGACATCAGCCAGCTCAAGGCGCACGAACTGGAGCTGGAGCACATCGCGCTCTACGACAGCCTGACCGGCCTGCCCAACCGCCGCCTGCTGGCCGACCGCCTCGTGCATGCCATCGCCCAGGCCCAGCGGCGCCACCAGCTCCTGGCCGTGTGCTACCTCGACCTGGACGGCTTCAAGCGCGTGAACGACCAGCACGGCCATGCCGCCGGCGACCAGCTCCTGATCGAGGTCGGCCGCCGCATCCAGGCCCAGCTGCGCGCCGAGGACACGCTGGCCCGGCTGGGCGGCGACGAGATGGTGGTGCTCATCAACGGCCTGCAGACCCCCGCCGATTGCGATCCGCTCATCGAACGCATCCTGCTTGCCGTGCGCCAGCCCGTGCCGCTGTCCCACGGCCAGGGCTTCGTCTCGGCCAGCATCGGGCTCAGCTTCTACCCCCTGGACGGCGATGCGCCCGACCTGCTGCTGCGCCAGGCCGACCATGCCATGTACGAGGCCAAGCAGGACGGCAAGAACCAGTGCCGGCGCTTCGGCGCGGCCACCCCGGTACCGCCCCCTGCCCGCCCGGCGGCTGCGCCCACCGGGCCCGCGCCGCTGGAGCCCGGAGCACCGGCGGAGTGA
- a CDS encoding glutamate ABC transporter substrate-binding protein yields MSIKSLLKSTVAALAVAASGTLFAQGTPLDAAAFDALVAQGPVADAATIASSTWATKIKQAGTLRLGGTQTSNLFSLLNEKDGRIRGFDAGLAQLITRYILGDATRYQLTQVNSSTREQVLLNDQVDMVFATYSITPARAEKISFAGPYYTSQAGVLVKANNKAIQSYGDLGGKKVATQAGSTGPAILAQHTPKAAVQEFQTHQEALDALRQGRVDAYVTDHTLLLNALSLGSGDAKLAGTPFGAQDPYGIGLPKGSDGVAFINAFLKKIEADGTWAKLWTVSIGQRTGSTAVPTPPALP; encoded by the coding sequence ATGTCGATCAAATCCCTTCTGAAATCCACCGTGGCGGCCCTGGCGGTCGCAGCCAGTGGAACGCTGTTCGCACAGGGCACGCCCCTCGATGCGGCAGCCTTCGACGCGCTGGTGGCGCAGGGCCCCGTGGCCGATGCAGCGACCATCGCGTCGAGCACTTGGGCGACCAAGATCAAGCAGGCCGGCACGCTGCGCCTGGGCGGCACGCAGACCTCGAACCTCTTCTCGCTGCTCAACGAGAAGGACGGCCGGATCCGCGGCTTCGACGCCGGCTTGGCCCAGCTCATCACCCGCTACATCCTGGGCGACGCGACCAGGTACCAGCTCACGCAGGTGAACTCGTCCACGCGCGAGCAGGTGCTCCTCAACGACCAGGTGGACATGGTGTTCGCCACGTACTCCATCACCCCCGCGCGCGCCGAGAAGATTTCGTTCGCCGGCCCGTACTACACCTCGCAGGCGGGGGTGCTGGTCAAGGCGAACAACAAGGCGATCCAGTCGTATGGCGACCTGGGCGGCAAGAAGGTCGCCACGCAGGCCGGCTCCACGGGCCCCGCCATCCTGGCGCAGCACACGCCCAAGGCGGCCGTGCAAGAGTTCCAGACGCACCAGGAAGCGCTCGACGCGCTGCGCCAGGGGCGCGTGGACGCGTATGTCACCGACCACACACTGCTGCTCAACGCCCTGAGCCTGGGGAGCGGCGACGCCAAGCTGGCGGGCACGCCTTTCGGTGCGCAGGACCCCTACGGCATCGGCCTGCCCAAGGGCTCCGATGGCGTGGCCTTCATCAACGCCTTCCTGAAGAAGATCGAAGCGGACGGCACCTGGGCCAAGCTCTGGACCGTTTCCATCGGGCAGCGCACCGGCAGTACCGCCGTGCCGACACCGCCCGCGCTTCCCTGA
- a CDS encoding polyhydroxyalkanoate depolymerase, whose translation MLYNLYETQRSLMEPFADLAQTVSKIYSNPVSPFSHTVYAQRMSAGYDLLYRLGKDYEKPVFGISTVDVGGHEVVIHERVELDKPFCELRRFKRFCDSPGTLETIKRQPAVLIVAPLSGHYATLLRDTVRAMLQGHKVYVTDWKNARLVPLSEGEFHLDDYVNYVQDFIRLLQDRYGNCHVMSVCQPTVPVLAAVSLMASRGEKTPLSMTMMGGPIDARKSPTAVNNLATQRSYEWFENNVIYRVPDSFPGAGRRVYPGFLQHTGFVAMNPDRHAKSHYDYFKDLIKGDDASAEAHRKFYDEYNAVLDMDADYYLETIKTVFQDYSLVHGTWDVRSPAGQSERVRPQDIRTTALLTIEGELDDISGSGQTEAAHGLCTSIPEKDREHVEVKGAGHYGIFSGRRWRDIVYPQVRDFILAHDPQPATTVDSASVPSEDAPRRRTGGVAAFKAEAAEELPTATAAPAPRDRRGARKA comes from the coding sequence ATGCTCTACAACCTCTACGAAACGCAGCGCTCCCTCATGGAGCCCTTCGCGGATCTGGCCCAGACCGTCTCCAAGATCTACAGCAACCCGGTGTCGCCGTTCAGCCACACCGTGTATGCCCAGCGCATGTCCGCGGGCTACGACCTGTTGTACCGGCTCGGCAAGGATTACGAGAAGCCGGTGTTCGGCATCTCGACGGTGGACGTGGGTGGCCACGAAGTCGTCATCCACGAGCGCGTCGAACTGGACAAGCCGTTCTGCGAGCTGCGACGCTTCAAGCGCTTCTGCGACAGCCCGGGCACGCTGGAGACCATCAAGCGCCAGCCGGCCGTGCTGATCGTGGCGCCGCTTTCGGGGCACTACGCCACGCTGCTGCGCGACACCGTGCGCGCCATGCTGCAGGGCCACAAGGTCTATGTCACCGACTGGAAGAACGCCCGCCTGGTGCCGCTCTCCGAAGGCGAATTCCACCTAGACGACTACGTGAACTACGTGCAGGACTTCATCCGCCTGCTGCAGGACCGCTATGGCAACTGCCACGTCATGAGCGTGTGCCAGCCCACCGTGCCGGTGCTGGCTGCCGTCTCCCTCATGGCCAGCCGCGGTGAGAAGACGCCGCTGTCCATGACCATGATGGGCGGCCCCATCGATGCGCGCAAGTCGCCCACGGCCGTGAACAACCTGGCCACCCAGCGCAGCTACGAGTGGTTCGAGAACAACGTGATCTACCGCGTGCCCGACAGCTTCCCCGGTGCCGGGCGGCGCGTGTACCCGGGCTTTCTGCAACACACCGGTTTCGTGGCCATGAACCCTGACCGGCACGCCAAGAGCCACTACGACTACTTCAAGGACCTCATCAAGGGCGACGATGCCAGCGCCGAGGCCCACCGCAAGTTCTACGACGAGTACAACGCCGTCCTCGACATGGACGCCGACTACTACCTCGAAACCATCAAGACCGTCTTCCAGGACTACAGCCTGGTGCACGGCACCTGGGACGTGCGTTCGCCGGCGGGCCAGTCCGAGCGCGTGCGGCCGCAGGACATCCGCACCACGGCGCTCCTGACCATCGAAGGCGAGCTGGACGACATCTCGGGCTCCGGCCAGACCGAGGCCGCCCATGGCCTGTGCACCTCCATCCCCGAGAAGGACCGCGAGCACGTCGAAGTCAAGGGCGCGGGCCACTACGGCATCTTCAGCGGGCGCCGCTGGCGCGACATCGTGTACCCGCAGGTGCGCGACTTCATCCTGGCCCACGATCCGCAGCCGGCCACCACGGTCGACAGTGCCTCGGTGCCCAGCGAAGACGCTCCCCGTCGCCGCACGGGTGGAGTCGCCGCCTTCAAGGCCGAAGCCGCCGAAGAGTTGCCGACCGCCACTGCCGCCCCCGCACCGCGCGACCGGCGCGGCGCGCGCAAGGCTTGA
- the dusA gene encoding tRNA dihydrouridine(20/20a) synthase DusA produces the protein MMDWTDRHCRYFHRLLSQHALLYTEMVTTGALVHGDVERHLRFNAEEHPVALQLGGSEPADLAHAARLGAQWGYGEINLNCGCPSERVQRGAFGACLMNEPRLVADCVKAMVDAVDVPVTVKHRIGIGRNEDYGFVRDFVGTVAEAGCSVFIAHARNAWLEGLSPKENREIPPLRYDVVHRLKAEFPGLTLAINGGLSTDGAVQQALDGGLDGAMIGREAYHNPWWLARWDTLHFGAPDAGLTREAAEEAMVEYMEREAALHGTPWYPIARHMLGLRNGLPGARRWRQAWSDHRLKHLPAREVMAIARTPPRAAAEAADAASLARAPQDTAVSPA, from the coding sequence ATGATGGACTGGACCGATCGCCACTGCCGTTACTTCCACCGGCTGCTGAGCCAGCACGCCCTGCTCTACACCGAGATGGTGACCACCGGCGCGCTGGTGCATGGCGATGTCGAGCGGCACCTGCGCTTCAATGCCGAGGAACACCCGGTCGCGCTGCAACTGGGCGGCAGCGAACCCGCCGATCTGGCACATGCGGCGCGTCTGGGCGCGCAGTGGGGCTATGGCGAGATCAATCTCAACTGCGGCTGCCCCAGCGAGCGCGTGCAGCGCGGTGCCTTCGGTGCCTGCCTCATGAACGAACCGCGGCTCGTGGCGGACTGCGTGAAGGCCATGGTCGATGCCGTGGATGTGCCGGTCACGGTCAAGCACCGGATCGGCATCGGGCGCAACGAAGACTATGGCTTCGTGCGGGACTTCGTCGGCACCGTGGCCGAGGCGGGCTGCAGCGTCTTCATCGCGCACGCCCGCAATGCTTGGCTGGAAGGGCTCTCTCCGAAAGAGAACCGCGAGATCCCCCCGCTGCGCTACGACGTGGTGCACCGGCTGAAGGCCGAGTTTCCCGGCCTCACGCTCGCCATCAACGGCGGCCTGTCCACCGACGGCGCGGTGCAGCAGGCGCTGGACGGTGGGCTGGACGGCGCGATGATCGGCCGCGAGGCGTACCACAACCCCTGGTGGCTGGCCCGCTGGGACACGCTGCACTTCGGCGCGCCCGATGCCGGCCTGACGCGCGAAGCGGCCGAGGAAGCCATGGTCGAATACATGGAACGCGAAGCCGCGCTGCACGGCACGCCCTGGTATCCGATTGCGCGGCACATGCTCGGCCTGCGCAACGGTCTGCCCGGCGCACGCCGCTGGCGGCAGGCCTGGAGCGACCACCGCCTGAAGCACCTGCCCGCGCGCGAGGTGATGGCCATCGCCCGCACGCCGCCACGGGCCGCGGCGGAGGCTGCGGACGCGGCCTCGCTGGCGCGGGCGCCTCAGGACACGGCGGTCTCGCCGGCCTGA